The genomic DNA AAGAAATCATCGCATCGAAGGGACGGATCTGATCGCGATCGCAGATTTGTCAAACTTCGTCCCTGGTCAGTTCGTAGAGTTTGTTGAGCTATGGGAGCGCAATCATGGCAGGCTATGACAATGACCGCGATCGTTTAGACTCGGGGGAGCATAAGGAATCCCGCGCGCCATCGGGATACGACGATCTAAGCGAAACCGCCGAACTTGCGGAGAAGCTAATTAGGACCGTATCGCCCGAAGTTCAGGATATAGCGCGAAACTGCGCGATACTCCACTGGTTTGACAAGGATGTACTTTCAGCAGCCGCTATGTCGCAAGGCGTTCCGGTTGATATAACAGTCGAAGAGATATCCAGACTCCCATTCGTGGAGCGTCTGCCGTTTGGTCTGGCGTACCACGGCAAGACTCGAAAGGCATTATTGAAAAAGTATGCGAAGGAACGTTCATCAGAGTTTTCATCATTCGCCTCTGTCGTGGCGAGGGCTTACGAACGACGAACCGATCAAAGCATCGCTTTCGCAGAAAGACTGTATTGTTTGTTTATTGCTGGCGACGAGGAAGCCGCGACTAAGGTAAGAGATGCTGCGCTCAAGTCAGCTGCGCAACGACAGGATTGGCAATTCTTCGCATCTATCCTGGATTTGCAGGGTGAGGCAGAGTCGCTCGCATTCGTCAAGCCCGCTGAAGTGACGGCGCACGTCTGGATCGCTCGCGGAGTAGTGGCGAAATTACGTAAAGATCTTGACGGCGCGATCAACGCTTTCAACGCTGCACTGGAACTGTCGTCCGATCAGCCAGCGGCTCTAATAAATCGCGGCCTCACATTTAGAATGCAGGGCAAGCCAGACAAAGCGCTGTCAGACCTCACGGCAGCCATTGATCTGAAACCTGACGAACCCGCAGCTTTTTGCGGTCGAGGTTTGGTGTGGAAGGACAAAAAAGATTCTGAACGGGCACTTGACGACTTTGGACGATGTTTGCAGCTCAAAGCTGACTATCTCCCCGCTCTCATCAATCGAGGCTTACTCTTCCGTTCTCTAGCGGATCCTGAAAAGGCTATCAACGATTTAATCGCTGCCACACTTATTGCTCCGCAAAATCCTGATGTCAGCTACAACTTGGCACTGGCGTACTATGATCTCGGGCAATTGACCGAGGCTAGAAACTCTCTTGACAAAACGATCAAGCTCGCGCCGTCGCCTGACGCGTACAATATTAGGGCGGCCATTTACCGCTGGCTTGACCTTCCACGCAGGGCCGTGCAGGACGCACAGCGGGCATTGTCTTTTGCACCCGACGACGTCACGGCAAAAATGAACCTGGCTGGAGCGATGGTTGAAGGTGGTCAAACTCCCAAAGGCCTTCAAATTATCCGCGAGCTATTAGATTCCCTGGACGAAAGTGAGACGTATGGACTCGCTGCACTGAACGCGGTCGCTGGCAAACGTAGCGTCGCAATCGAATTGCTAAAGCAGTGCGCTGATCTGGACGTGAGATGGCTACAAAGCGATCCGGATTTCAGGGGTTTACATAGCGAGCCGGAGTTTCAAGCCATTGCGGATCTCGGATCTTCAGGTGCGTGGCGGCCGAGAAGTAGCACGAAACGATGAAGCGACATGACAAGCCGCACCGCCGCGCGAGTCACTATTTCATCACTTCATTTAATGTTGTTCACGGAGGCGCGCTAACGTTGGCTTACTCGAAGAGTTCTGCGTGCGGCAGGACGCGCATCGTTTTTTTCGGACGGCCGGCTATATTCGCTGGAAAATGAATGTGGTCGGTGCGTCCTCCCTGCGAGTGTTGCCACTTGTGCGTTCGAATGACAGGGCGCCAACAACGAAGAACGAAGCAGAAGACCGCTTCCGCGAGC from Paraburkholderia terrae includes the following:
- a CDS encoding tetratricopeptide repeat protein; the encoded protein is MAGYDNDRDRLDSGEHKESRAPSGYDDLSETAELAEKLIRTVSPEVQDIARNCAILHWFDKDVLSAAAMSQGVPVDITVEEISRLPFVERLPFGLAYHGKTRKALLKKYAKERSSEFSSFASVVARAYERRTDQSIAFAERLYCLFIAGDEEAATKVRDAALKSAAQRQDWQFFASILDLQGEAESLAFVKPAEVTAHVWIARGVVAKLRKDLDGAINAFNAALELSSDQPAALINRGLTFRMQGKPDKALSDLTAAIDLKPDEPAAFCGRGLVWKDKKDSERALDDFGRCLQLKADYLPALINRGLLFRSLADPEKAINDLIAATLIAPQNPDVSYNLALAYYDLGQLTEARNSLDKTIKLAPSPDAYNIRAAIYRWLDLPRRAVQDAQRALSFAPDDVTAKMNLAGAMVEGGQTPKGLQIIRELLDSLDESETYGLAALNAVAGKRSVAIELLKQCADLDVRWLQSDPDFRGLHSEPEFQAIADLGSSGAWRPRSSTKR